Proteins from a genomic interval of Streptomyces sp. NBC_01445:
- the femX gene encoding peptidoglycan bridge formation glycyltransferase FemX, which translates to MSLTLRTISREQHLAYIQSLPSASHMQVPAWADVKAEWRSESLGWFDERNGEMVGAGLVLYRQLPKIKRYLAYLPEGPVINWFAPNLDDWMRPMLAHLKQQGAFSVKMGPPVIIRRWEATSIKKGIQDPDVKRLRDIEADFIEPRAFEVADKLRRMGWQQGEDGGAGFGDVQPRYVFQVPLANRSLEDVHKAFNQLWRRNIKKAEKAGVEVVQGGYQDLAEWQRLYEITAVRDHFRPRPLSYFQRMWTALNSEDPNRMRLYFARHNGVNLSAATMLVVGGHVWYSYGASDNIGREVRPSNAMQWRMLRDAYALGATAYDLRGISDSLDESDHLFGLIQFKVGTGGQAAEYLGEWDFPLNKLLHKALDIYMSRR; encoded by the coding sequence ATGAGCCTGACCCTGAGGACCATCAGCCGAGAGCAGCATCTGGCATACATCCAGAGCCTGCCCTCGGCTAGCCACATGCAGGTCCCGGCATGGGCTGATGTGAAGGCGGAGTGGCGCTCCGAGAGCCTGGGATGGTTCGACGAGCGAAACGGCGAGATGGTCGGCGCGGGCCTGGTCCTGTACCGGCAGCTGCCCAAGATCAAGCGCTATCTCGCCTATCTCCCCGAGGGCCCGGTCATCAACTGGTTCGCTCCGAACCTCGACGACTGGATGCGTCCGATGCTGGCGCACCTCAAGCAGCAGGGCGCCTTCTCCGTGAAGATGGGCCCGCCGGTGATCATCCGGCGCTGGGAGGCCACATCGATCAAGAAGGGCATCCAGGACCCGGACGTCAAGCGCCTGCGCGACATCGAGGCCGACTTCATCGAGCCGCGCGCCTTCGAGGTCGCCGACAAGCTGCGCCGCATGGGCTGGCAGCAGGGCGAGGACGGCGGCGCCGGCTTCGGCGACGTACAGCCCCGCTACGTCTTCCAGGTGCCGCTGGCCAACCGCTCCCTCGAGGACGTGCACAAGGCCTTCAACCAGCTGTGGCGCCGCAACATCAAGAAGGCCGAGAAGGCCGGCGTCGAGGTCGTCCAGGGCGGCTACCAGGACCTCGCCGAGTGGCAGCGTCTCTACGAGATCACGGCTGTGCGCGACCACTTCCGGCCGCGCCCGCTGTCGTACTTCCAGCGCATGTGGACGGCCCTCAACAGTGAGGACCCCAACCGCATGCGGCTGTACTTCGCCCGCCACAACGGGGTGAACCTGTCGGCGGCGACGATGCTGGTGGTCGGGGGGCACGTCTGGTACTCCTACGGAGCTTCCGACAACATCGGCCGTGAGGTCAGGCCCTCGAACGCGATGCAGTGGCGGATGCTCCGTGACGCCTACGCGCTCGGCGCGACGGCCTACGACCTGCGCGGCATCAGCGACTCGCTCGACGAATCGGACCACCTCTTCGGTCTGATCCAGTTCAAGGTGGGCACCGGTGGGCAGGCTGCCGAGTACCTCGGCGAGTGGGACTTCCCGCTCAACAAGCTGCTGCACAAGGCCCTCGACATCTACATGTCGCGGCGCTGA
- the rpsF gene encoding 30S ribosomal protein S6, whose amino-acid sequence MRHYEVMVILDPDLEERAVSPLIENFLSVVREANGKVEKVDTWGRRRLSYEIKKKPEGIYSVIDLQAEPAVVKELDRQMNLNESVLRTKVLRPETH is encoded by the coding sequence ATGCGTCACTACGAAGTGATGGTCATCCTCGACCCCGATCTCGAGGAGCGCGCTGTCTCCCCGCTGATCGAGAACTTCCTCTCCGTTGTCCGCGAGGCCAACGGAAAGGTTGAGAAGGTCGACACCTGGGGCCGTCGTCGTCTCTCGTACGAGATCAAGAAGAAGCCCGAGGGCATCTACTCGGTCATCGACCTGCAGGCCGAGCCTGCGGTCGTCAAGGAGCTCGACCGCCAGATGAACCTGAACGAGTCGGTCCTCCGGACCAAGGTCCTCCGTCCCGAGACCCACTGA
- a CDS encoding single-stranded DNA-binding protein, producing MAGETVITVVGNLVDDPELRFTPSGAAVAKFRVASTPRIFDKQTNEWKDGEGLFLTCSVWRQAAENVAESLQRGMRVIVQGRLKQRSYEDREGVKRTVYELDVEEVGASLKNATAKVTKTTGRGGQGGYGGGGGGQQGGGNWGGGSGGGQQQGGGGGAPADDPWATGAPAGGGQQGGGGGWGGSSGGSSSGGGYSDEPPF from the coding sequence ATGGCAGGCGAGACCGTCATCACGGTCGTAGGCAATCTTGTCGACGACCCCGAGCTGCGCTTCACCCCTTCCGGTGCGGCGGTCGCGAAGTTCCGTGTCGCGTCCACTCCCCGCATCTTCGACAAGCAGACCAATGAGTGGAAGGACGGCGAAGGCCTGTTCCTCACCTGCTCGGTCTGGCGTCAGGCGGCGGAGAACGTCGCGGAGTCGCTCCAGCGAGGCATGCGCGTCATCGTGCAGGGCCGGCTGAAGCAGCGGTCCTACGAGGACCGTGAGGGCGTCAAGCGCACGGTCTACGAGCTGGACGTCGAGGAAGTCGGCGCCAGCCTGAAGAACGCCACGGCCAAGGTCACCAAGACCACCGGTCGCGGTGGCCAGGGCGGATACGGCGGCGGTGGCGGCGGCCAGCAGGGCGGCGGCAACTGGGGCGGTGGCTCCGGTGGCGGTCAGCAGCAGGGTGGCGGCGGCGGTGCTCCCGCCGACGACCCCTGGGCGACCGGTGCGCCGGCCGGCGGCGGCCAGCAGGGCGGCGGAGGCGGCTGGGGCGGAAGCTCCGGCGGTTCCTCCTCCGGCGGCGGCTACTCGGACGAGCCCCCCTTCTAG
- the rpsR gene encoding 30S ribosomal protein S18 — MAKPPVRKPKKKVCAFCKDKVTYVDYKDTNMLRKFISDRGKIRARRVTGNCTQHQRDVATAVKNSREMALLPYTSTAR, encoded by the coding sequence ATGGCGAAGCCGCCTGTGCGCAAGCCTAAGAAGAAGGTCTGCGCTTTCTGCAAGGACAAGGTCACGTACGTGGACTACAAGGACACGAACATGCTGCGGAAGTTCATTTCCGACCGCGGCAAGATCCGTGCCCGCCGCGTGACCGGCAACTGCACGCAGCACCAGCGTGACGTCGCCACGGCCGTGAAGAACAGCCGTGAGATGGCGCTGCTGCCCTACACGTCCACCGCGCGATAA
- the rplI gene encoding 50S ribosomal protein L9 yields MKIILTHEVSGLGTAGDVVDVKDGYARNYLVPRGFAIRWTKGGEQDVAQIRRARKIHEIATIEQANEIKARLEGVKVRLAVRSGDAGRLFGSVTPADVASAIEAAGGPKIDKRRVELGSPIKTLGAHETSVRLHPEVAAKVSVEVVSA; encoded by the coding sequence ATGAAGATCATCCTGACCCACGAGGTCTCTGGCCTCGGCACCGCCGGTGACGTCGTCGACGTCAAGGACGGGTACGCCCGCAACTACCTGGTCCCGCGTGGTTTCGCGATCCGCTGGACCAAGGGTGGCGAGCAGGACGTGGCGCAGATCCGCCGCGCCCGCAAGATCCACGAGATCGCGACCATCGAGCAGGCCAACGAGATCAAGGCCCGCCTCGAGGGTGTCAAGGTCCGCCTGGCCGTCCGCTCCGGCGACGCCGGTCGTCTCTTCGGTTCCGTCACCCCGGCCGACGTCGCTTCGGCGATCGAGGCTGCCGGTGGTCCGAAGATCGACAAGCGCCGCGTCGAGCTGGGCTCGCCGATCAAGACGCTGGGCGCCCACGAGACGTCCGTGCGTCTGCACCCCGAGGTTGCCGCCAAGGTCAGCGTCGAGGTCGTCTCCGCCTAA
- a CDS encoding MATE family efflux transporter, with product MTQAPAATKTARRRHDREIVALAVPAFGALVAEPLFVMADSAIVGHLGTSQLAGLAVASSLLMTAVSVFVFLAYATTAAVARRVGAGDLQSAIRQGMDGIWLALLLGAAVIAIVLPTAPALVELFGASHTAAPYAITYLRISSLGIPAMLVVLAATGVLRGLQDTKTPLYVAVGGFVANGALNAGLVYGAGLGIAGSAWGTVIAQVAMAAVYLFVVVRGARRHGASLRPDAAGIRACVQAGVPLLVRTLSLRAILMIATAVAARLGDADIAAHQIIISLWSLLAFALDAIAIAGQAIIGRYLGADDAQGARDACRRMVQWGIAAGVVLGLLVIVSRPLFIPLFTNDQVVQNVALPALLMVALSQPICGIVFVLDGVLMGAGDGPYLAWAMLVTLAVFTPVALLVPAFGGGLTALWGAMTLMMTVRMVTLWLRSRSGRWIVTGATR from the coding sequence ATGACACAGGCTCCCGCGGCGACCAAGACCGCCCGGCGTCGGCATGACCGCGAGATCGTCGCGCTGGCCGTCCCCGCCTTCGGCGCGCTCGTCGCCGAGCCTCTTTTCGTGATGGCCGACAGCGCCATCGTCGGCCATCTGGGCACCTCCCAGCTGGCCGGCCTCGCTGTCGCCTCGTCGCTCCTGATGACCGCCGTCAGCGTCTTCGTCTTTCTGGCCTACGCGACCACGGCCGCGGTGGCCCGCCGCGTCGGCGCCGGAGATCTGCAGTCCGCGATCCGTCAGGGCATGGACGGGATCTGGCTCGCCCTCCTGCTCGGCGCCGCGGTCATCGCCATTGTCCTTCCCACCGCTCCCGCGCTCGTCGAGCTCTTCGGCGCCTCGCACACCGCGGCGCCCTACGCGATCACCTATCTGCGGATCTCCTCGCTCGGCATCCCCGCGATGCTCGTCGTCCTCGCCGCGACAGGAGTCCTGCGTGGCCTCCAAGACACCAAGACCCCGCTCTATGTCGCGGTCGGAGGCTTCGTCGCCAACGGCGCGCTCAACGCGGGGCTCGTCTACGGCGCCGGCCTGGGCATCGCAGGATCCGCCTGGGGCACCGTCATCGCCCAGGTCGCCATGGCCGCCGTCTACCTTTTCGTCGTCGTACGCGGGGCCCGTCGTCACGGCGCTTCCCTGCGTCCCGACGCCGCCGGGATACGAGCCTGCGTCCAGGCAGGCGTGCCGCTGCTCGTCCGCACCCTCTCGCTGCGCGCCATCCTCATGATCGCCACCGCTGTTGCGGCCCGGCTCGGCGACGCGGACATCGCCGCGCACCAGATCATCATCTCCCTGTGGAGCCTGCTGGCCTTCGCCCTCGACGCCATCGCCATCGCGGGCCAAGCCATCATCGGGCGCTACCTCGGAGCGGACGACGCCCAGGGCGCACGGGATGCCTGCCGCCGCATGGTGCAGTGGGGCATCGCCGCGGGAGTCGTCCTCGGACTCCTGGTGATCGTCTCCCGACCGCTCTTCATTCCACTGTTCACGAATGATCAGGTGGTGCAGAACGTGGCACTGCCCGCTCTCCTGATGGTCGCGCTGTCCCAGCCCATCTGCGGCATCGTCTTCGTTCTCGACGGGGTCCTGATGGGAGCGGGAGACGGTCCGTATCTCGCCTGGGCGATGCTCGTGACCCTGGCGGTCTTCACGCCGGTTGCCCTGCTGGTGCCGGCCTTCGGCGGAGGGCTCACCGCGCTGTGGGGCGCGATGACTTTGATGATGACCGTGCGGATGGTGACCCTGTGGCTGCGCTCGCGCTCGGGCCGTTGGATCGTCACGGGCGCCACGCGCTGA
- the dnaB gene encoding replicative DNA helicase encodes MSISEPLDDPWADSGPSDRLPASRQRGSGGRGREEQHDRGGDGGWDDGAPSFERVPPQDLDAEQSVLGGMLLSKDAIADVVEVIKGHDFYRPAHETIFTAVLDLYAKGEPADPITVAAELTKRGEITKVGGASYLHTLVQTVPTAANAEYYAEIVHERAVLRRLVEAGTRITQMGYAADGDVDEIVNSAQAEIYAVTEQRTSEDYLPLGDIMEGALDEIEAIGSRSGEMTGVPTGFTDFDSLTNGLHPGQMIVIAARPAMGKSTLALDFARAASIKHNLPSVIFSLEMGRNEIAMRLLSAEARVALHHMRSGTMTDEDWTRLARRMPEVSAAPLYIDDSPNLSMMEIRAKCRRLKQRNDIKLVIIDYLQLMQAGGSKRSESRQQEVSDMSRNLKLLAKELEVPVIALSQLNRGPEQRTDKKPMVSDLRESGSIEQDADMVILLHREDAYEKESPRAGEADIIVGKHRNGPTATITVAFQGHYSRFVDMAQT; translated from the coding sequence GTGAGTATCTCCGAGCCTTTGGACGACCCCTGGGCCGACAGCGGTCCCAGTGACCGTCTGCCTGCCTCCCGCCAGCGTGGCAGTGGCGGGCGGGGGCGCGAGGAGCAGCACGACCGCGGTGGCGACGGCGGCTGGGACGACGGAGCTCCGTCCTTCGAGCGAGTACCGCCCCAGGACCTCGATGCCGAGCAGTCCGTCCTCGGCGGCATGCTCCTGTCGAAGGACGCCATCGCCGACGTCGTCGAGGTGATCAAGGGCCACGACTTCTACCGCCCCGCGCACGAAACGATCTTCACCGCGGTTCTCGACCTGTATGCGAAGGGCGAGCCGGCCGACCCGATCACGGTCGCGGCCGAGCTCACCAAGCGTGGCGAGATCACCAAGGTCGGTGGCGCATCGTATCTGCACACCCTCGTCCAGACGGTTCCGACGGCGGCGAACGCCGAGTACTACGCCGAGATCGTCCATGAGCGTGCGGTCCTGCGCAGGCTCGTCGAGGCGGGCACGCGCATCACGCAGATGGGATACGCGGCCGACGGCGACGTCGACGAGATCGTGAACAGTGCGCAGGCCGAGATCTACGCGGTCACCGAGCAGCGCACCAGCGAGGACTACCTCCCGCTCGGCGACATCATGGAGGGCGCGCTCGACGAGATCGAGGCGATCGGCTCCCGCAGCGGCGAGATGACCGGTGTGCCCACCGGGTTCACCGACTTCGACTCCCTGACGAACGGCCTGCACCCCGGCCAGATGATCGTCATCGCTGCCCGTCCCGCCATGGGTAAGTCCACGTTGGCGCTCGACTTCGCCCGGGCCGCGTCGATCAAGCACAACCTGCCCAGCGTCATCTTCTCCCTGGAAATGGGCCGGAACGAGATCGCGATGCGTCTGCTGTCCGCGGAGGCGCGGGTCGCGCTGCACCACATGCGCTCCGGCACCATGACGGACGAGGACTGGACCCGGCTCGCGCGCCGGATGCCCGAGGTCTCGGCGGCGCCGCTCTACATCGACGACTCGCCGAACCTGTCGATGATGGAGATCCGCGCGAAGTGCCGTCGCCTCAAGCAGCGCAATGACATCAAGCTCGTGATCATCGACTATCTGCAGCTGATGCAGGCCGGTGGTTCGAAGCGCTCCGAGAGCCGTCAGCAGGAGGTCTCGGACATGTCGCGAAACCTGAAGCTGCTGGCCAAGGAGCTGGAAGTGCCGGTCATCGCGCTCTCCCAGCTGAACCGTGGCCCCGAGCAGCGCACGGACAAGAAGCCGATGGTGTCCGACCTGCGTGAATCCGGCTCGATCGAGCAGGACGCGGACATGGTGATCCTGCTGCACCGTGAGGACGCCTACGAGAAGGAGTCACCCCGCGCCGGCGAGGCGGACATCATCGTGGGCAAGCACCGTAACGGTCCGACGGCAACGATCACGGTCGCCTTCCAGGGTCACTACTCGCGCTTCGTGGACATGGCGCAGACCTGA
- a CDS encoding serine hydrolase domain-containing protein: MTSSPEELLPTTRRALLRHIATAQAEGRSPSLVAAVVRDGELVWSGGRTCVDGHAPDEHVQYRIGSITKTFTAVLVLRLRDEGVLDLGDPLEKHLPGTGAGQVTIAELLAHTSGLAAETPGPWWERSSSSLRPELADVLGEKPFRHPVGKQHHYSNPGYTLLGSLVEALRGAPWEDVLRREVLEPLGLDRTSGQPQAPHAGGWAVHPWADVMMPEPAEDLGLMAPAGQLWSTAADLGRFAVFLMEGDDRVLRSQSVREMRTPAAPTLSGDWDSSYGLGLQLVRRDGRVLAGHGGSLPGFVAGLWLSEEDGLAAVTLANCTSGVPASTVSTDLLRIVAEAEPRIPEPWRPLPDVDATVLELAGPWYWGTQSTVLRLTADGGVSLGPLTGGARDSRFRPNGDGTWTGLDGYYAGELLRVERRTGGSVSHLDLGSFVFTREPYEKGAPVPGGVDPEGWRGLPRS, from the coding sequence ATGACGTCATCCCCTGAAGAGCTGCTGCCCACGACGCGCCGAGCCCTCTTGCGCCACATTGCCACCGCGCAGGCGGAAGGCCGTTCCCCTTCGCTGGTGGCCGCGGTCGTTCGCGACGGTGAGCTGGTGTGGAGCGGCGGGCGCACCTGTGTGGACGGGCATGCTCCGGACGAGCACGTGCAGTACCGGATCGGCTCGATCACCAAGACGTTCACAGCCGTGCTGGTGCTGAGGCTGCGGGACGAGGGAGTGCTCGACCTCGGGGACCCGTTGGAGAAGCATCTGCCGGGCACCGGCGCCGGCCAGGTCACCATCGCCGAACTTCTGGCGCACACCAGTGGGTTGGCGGCCGAGACTCCTGGTCCTTGGTGGGAGCGTTCGTCGTCCTCGCTGCGTCCCGAGCTCGCCGATGTGCTGGGCGAGAAGCCGTTCAGGCATCCGGTCGGCAAACAGCATCACTACTCCAACCCCGGCTACACGTTGCTGGGTTCGCTGGTCGAGGCGTTGCGCGGTGCTCCGTGGGAGGACGTCCTGCGTCGTGAGGTCCTGGAGCCGCTCGGTCTGGACCGGACGAGTGGGCAGCCGCAGGCCCCGCATGCCGGTGGCTGGGCCGTGCATCCCTGGGCCGATGTGATGATGCCGGAGCCCGCGGAGGATCTGGGTCTGATGGCTCCTGCCGGGCAACTCTGGTCGACGGCAGCGGACTTGGGGCGGTTCGCCGTGTTCCTGATGGAGGGCGACGACCGGGTTCTGAGATCGCAGTCCGTACGCGAGATGCGCACGCCCGCCGCGCCCACGCTGTCGGGGGACTGGGACTCCTCGTACGGCCTCGGTCTTCAGCTGGTACGGCGGGATGGCCGGGTGCTGGCCGGACACGGTGGTTCGCTGCCCGGGTTTGTGGCGGGTCTGTGGCTGAGCGAGGAGGACGGTCTGGCCGCGGTCACGCTCGCCAACTGCACGTCGGGCGTGCCCGCATCGACGGTCAGCACGGACCTTCTCCGTATCGTCGCCGAGGCCGAGCCGCGCATCCCCGAGCCGTGGCGGCCCCTGCCGGACGTCGATGCAACGGTGCTGGAGCTCGCCGGGCCCTGGTACTGGGGTACGCAGAGCACGGTGCTGCGGCTGACGGCCGACGGGGGAGTCTCGCTCGGACCGCTGACGGGTGGGGCGCGGGACTCGCGATTCCGCCCGAACGGCGACGGCACCTGGACCGGGCTGGACGGCTACTACGCGGGGGAACTCTTGCGCGTCGAGCGCCGGACCGGCGGGTCGGTGAGCCATCTCGATCTCGGATCGTTCGTCTTCACGCGTGAGCCGTACGAGAAGGGGGCACCGGTTCCCGGCGGCGTGGACCCGGAGGGCTGGCGAGGGCTTCCCCGGTCCTAG
- a CDS encoding GNAT family N-acetyltransferase, with product MGDLEIRPAVAADIPAIVEMLADDPLGARRESPDDLTPYLEAHARIAGDPNQHLTVAVREGRTVGTLQLTVIPGLSRKGSTRSIIEGVRIHADERGSGLGTLLIEWAVDESRRQNCQLVQLTSDATRSDAHRFYERLGFEASHVGFKLQL from the coding sequence ATGGGAGATCTTGAGATACGGCCTGCCGTGGCCGCCGACATCCCGGCCATCGTGGAGATGCTGGCGGACGACCCCCTGGGCGCCCGCCGCGAGTCCCCGGACGACCTCACGCCATACCTGGAGGCGCACGCGCGCATCGCCGGGGACCCCAACCAGCACCTGACCGTCGCCGTGCGCGAGGGGCGCACTGTCGGCACCCTTCAGCTCACCGTCATCCCCGGGCTCTCCCGGAAGGGCTCCACGCGCTCGATCATCGAGGGCGTCCGCATCCACGCGGACGAGCGTGGCAGCGGGCTCGGCACGTTGCTCATCGAGTGGGCCGTGGATGAATCCCGCCGTCAGAACTGCCAGTTGGTGCAGCTGACCTCCGACGCCACCCGGAGCGACGCCCATCGCTTCTACGAGCGACTGGGTTTCGAAGCCTCACATGTGGGCTTCAAGCTCCAGCTCTGA
- a CDS encoding MarR family winged helix-turn-helix transcriptional regulator, which produces MTATDPALIALAQGWCALSLLHGKIETHIERALQAKHDLSVREYSLLDVLSRQHDGEGGHLQMKQVADAVVLSQSATTRLVTRLEDRGLLARYLCPTDRRGIYTDVSETGLALLADARPTNDTALREALDEAARNPELAPLVRAVEAVRVPA; this is translated from the coding sequence ATGACCGCCACAGACCCCGCACTCATCGCCCTGGCCCAGGGCTGGTGCGCCCTCTCCCTGCTCCACGGGAAGATCGAGACCCACATCGAGCGCGCCCTGCAGGCCAAGCACGACCTGAGCGTGCGGGAGTACTCGCTGCTCGATGTCCTCAGCCGCCAGCACGACGGTGAAGGCGGTCACCTGCAGATGAAGCAGGTCGCGGACGCCGTTGTCCTCAGCCAGAGCGCCACCACGCGCCTGGTGACGCGTCTGGAGGACCGCGGTCTGCTCGCCCGCTACCTCTGCCCCACCGACCGTCGCGGCATCTACACGGACGTGAGCGAGACGGGGCTGGCTCTGCTCGCCGATGCGCGGCCCACCAATGACACCGCCCTGCGCGAGGCACTCGACGAGGCGGCCAGGAACCCCGAACTCGCCCCGCTGGTCCGCGCGGTGGAAGCCGTACGCGTCCCCGCCTGA
- a CDS encoding MFS transporter: MPLALLALAIGAFGIGTTEFVIMGLLPEVAGDFGVSIPTAGFLVTGYALGVMFGAPLMTILGTRISRKRMLLLLMGLFILGNVLSAVAPVFLVMVIGRVVASLAHGAFFGIGAVVAAELVAPEKKAGAIAMMFTGLTVANVVGVPLGTLIGQSVGWRVTFVAVAALGVVGLLGIAKLVPDMPKAEGVHLRHELAAFKNVQVLLAMAMTVLGFGGVFAAITYIAPMMTNVAGYADTSVTWLLVLFGLGMVAGNLIGGKFADRKLMPMLYVALSGLAVVLALFTLTAHNKVLAAISIALIGALGFATVPPLQKRVLDQAHGAPTLASAVNIGAFNLGNALSAWLGGIVIAAGLGYTAPNWVGAVLAAAALVLAVVSSGLERQSKASNPVVANATPEGARQAEPAHS; the protein is encoded by the coding sequence ATGCCTCTCGCGCTTCTGGCTCTCGCGATCGGGGCCTTCGGGATCGGAACCACGGAATTCGTGATCATGGGGCTGCTCCCCGAGGTCGCGGGTGACTTCGGCGTCTCCATCCCCACGGCCGGATTTCTGGTCACCGGCTACGCCCTCGGCGTCATGTTCGGTGCCCCCCTCATGACGATTCTGGGCACCCGCATCTCGCGCAAGCGGATGCTGCTGCTCTTGATGGGCCTGTTCATCCTGGGCAACGTGCTCTCCGCGGTGGCGCCTGTCTTCCTCGTCATGGTGATCGGCCGCGTGGTCGCCTCACTCGCGCACGGCGCCTTCTTCGGAATCGGCGCAGTTGTCGCGGCCGAGCTGGTCGCCCCCGAGAAGAAGGCCGGAGCCATCGCCATGATGTTCACCGGCCTGACCGTCGCCAACGTCGTCGGCGTGCCCCTGGGCACGCTCATCGGCCAGAGCGTCGGCTGGCGCGTCACCTTCGTGGCCGTTGCGGCGCTCGGAGTCGTCGGACTGCTCGGCATCGCCAAGCTCGTCCCCGACATGCCCAAGGCCGAAGGCGTCCACCTGCGGCACGAACTCGCCGCCTTCAAGAACGTCCAGGTCCTGCTGGCGATGGCCATGACCGTGCTCGGGTTCGGAGGAGTCTTCGCCGCCATCACTTACATCGCACCGATGATGACGAACGTCGCCGGTTACGCCGACACGTCGGTGACCTGGCTCCTCGTCCTGTTCGGCCTCGGCATGGTCGCCGGCAACCTGATCGGCGGCAAGTTCGCCGACCGCAAGCTCATGCCGATGCTGTACGTCGCACTGAGCGGGTTGGCCGTCGTGCTGGCTCTGTTCACGCTGACCGCCCACAACAAGGTCCTGGCGGCGATCTCGATCGCGCTGATCGGCGCTCTCGGTTTCGCCACGGTGCCGCCGCTGCAGAAGCGGGTCCTCGACCAGGCCCACGGCGCCCCCACGCTGGCCTCCGCGGTCAACATCGGCGCCTTCAACCTCGGCAACGCTCTCTCGGCCTGGCTCGGCGGCATCGTCATCGCGGCCGGCCTCGGCTACACGGCCCCCAACTGGGTCGGCGCTGTCCTCGCCGCCGCCGCACTCGTCCTGGCCGTTGTGTCCTCCGGCCTTGAGCGCCAGTCCAAGGCCTCGAACCCGGTCGTCGCAAACGCGACTCCCGAAGGCGCCCGGCAGGCGGAACCCGCTCATAGCTGA
- a CDS encoding GlcG/HbpS family heme-binding protein — MSTTTAVAPLTIQDAEILVTAARRAAESAGVNVSVTVLDAGGHLLAFRRDDRAVLISGETSTRKAYTALQLNAPTADLVELVKPDGPFHSLPTALDRPLLFIAGGIPVHRDSHLIGAVGVGGGAPEQDHGFATAAVAELV, encoded by the coding sequence ATGAGCACCACCACGGCTGTCGCACCGCTGACCATCCAGGACGCGGAGATCCTCGTGACCGCCGCCCGTCGTGCGGCCGAGTCCGCCGGAGTGAACGTCAGCGTCACCGTCCTCGACGCCGGCGGACACCTGCTCGCCTTCCGGCGCGACGACCGGGCCGTGCTGATCTCAGGCGAGACCAGCACCCGCAAGGCGTACACCGCCCTCCAGCTGAACGCGCCGACCGCGGACCTCGTCGAGCTGGTCAAGCCGGACGGTCCGTTCCACAGCCTGCCCACCGCTTTGGACCGGCCGTTGCTCTTCATCGCGGGCGGCATCCCCGTCCACCGCGACAGTCACCTCATCGGCGCGGTCGGTGTCGGCGGCGGCGCACCGGAGCAGGACCACGGGTTCGCCACGGCAGCCGTGGCAGAGCTCGTCTGA
- a CDS encoding GNAT family N-acetyltransferase codes for MSTPLLSDLPIRRLTPRDLTACADLSEDRGWPREEHKWGLLLAAGTGYGIDDPDGGLVSACVVTDYGPPSRPALCAIGMVLVAERHARRGIGRRLMQYVAEQADPTPLTLHATPYGRPLYEGLGFKVTGRAEMVRGHFTPGGPTPSVATRAATAEDLSAMLHLDAEVFGLDRTHVLTRLPAFADQLCVAEDGGELIGFAAAWPNMDTHVIGPLIARDTETAKALVTSLAAGTDRPLRTDIDVRHEELLAWIKERGVESQAFNAVMTYGAPDLPGDWTRRFAPLTVAAG; via the coding sequence GTGTCGACACCTCTCCTCTCCGATCTGCCCATCCGCCGGCTCACCCCGCGCGACCTCACGGCGTGCGCCGATCTCTCCGAGGACCGCGGCTGGCCCCGCGAGGAACACAAGTGGGGCCTACTGCTCGCGGCCGGCACCGGCTACGGCATCGACGACCCCGACGGGGGCCTGGTGAGCGCCTGCGTGGTGACCGACTACGGCCCGCCGAGCCGGCCCGCGCTGTGCGCCATCGGCATGGTGCTCGTCGCCGAACGCCACGCTCGCCGCGGCATCGGCCGCCGCCTCATGCAGTACGTCGCCGAGCAGGCGGACCCCACACCGCTCACCCTGCACGCGACCCCGTACGGCCGCCCGCTCTACGAAGGGCTGGGCTTCAAGGTCACCGGGCGTGCGGAGATGGTGCGGGGACACTTCACCCCCGGTGGACCGACGCCGTCCGTGGCCACGCGCGCCGCGACCGCTGAGGATCTCTCGGCCATGCTCCACCTGGACGCAGAGGTCTTCGGCCTCGACCGCACCCACGTCCTGACCCGACTCCCGGCTTTCGCAGACCAGTTGTGCGTGGCCGAGGACGGAGGCGAACTCATCGGCTTCGCGGCCGCCTGGCCCAACATGGACACCCATGTCATCGGCCCGCTGATCGCCCGCGACACCGAGACGGCGAAGGCTCTCGTCACCTCGCTCGCCGCCGGTACGGATCGCCCCCTGCGTACCGACATCGACGTGCGCCATGAGGAACTGCTGGCGTGGATCAAGGAACGGGGGGTGGAGTCCCAGGCCTTCAACGCCGTGATGACCTACGGCGCCCCCGACCTCCCCGGCGACTGGACGCGCCGTTTCGCGCCCCTGACGGTCGCCGCGGGCTGA